A portion of the Collinsella aerofaciens genome contains these proteins:
- a CDS encoding sensor histidine kinase: MNRLFDKSIVLACCIAAATGLAVDARLVAAFCLGVITTSLAELAQGERARRASEAASYAYIIAAVFVPPFVPFAPLALYDIARRVRREHAWVALGIGVAFVFALVADLRGGALITRTLLLTAILSVAATLLSLRTAQLEREQERMRRTRDKLQERALALEARDRDLADRQDYEVELATLAERARIAREIHDNVGHQLTRASLQTEALRVVHADEPGVAADFADVKHTVDEALQLVRTSVHALNDNAVDLSVQLERIVEGARSDGGPQIELEVMAEHAPANVANCFAAVLREALSNTMRHACAQTVAVRCMEHPSFYQLIVTDNGTGGVQASGRGAAEGMGLGSMRERVEALGGTFTAGPRAGAGGWRVFATVPKQQGDEAR, translated from the coding sequence ATGAACAGGCTTTTCGACAAATCGATCGTGCTGGCGTGCTGTATCGCAGCCGCTACAGGCCTTGCTGTGGACGCTCGCCTGGTCGCGGCGTTTTGCCTTGGCGTTATTACCACCTCGCTGGCCGAGCTCGCGCAGGGAGAGCGCGCCCGTCGCGCCAGCGAGGCCGCGAGTTACGCTTACATCATCGCGGCCGTTTTCGTGCCGCCGTTTGTGCCGTTTGCGCCTCTCGCCCTCTATGACATCGCGCGGCGGGTGCGCCGTGAGCACGCCTGGGTCGCGCTGGGCATTGGCGTCGCCTTTGTCTTTGCGCTCGTCGCGGACCTTCGCGGCGGCGCGCTCATCACCCGAACGCTGTTGCTAACCGCCATCCTTTCGGTCGCCGCCACGTTGCTGTCGCTGCGCACCGCGCAGCTGGAGCGCGAACAGGAACGCATGCGTCGCACCCGCGACAAGCTGCAAGAACGCGCCCTGGCACTCGAGGCACGCGACCGCGACCTCGCCGACCGCCAGGACTACGAAGTCGAGCTCGCGACGCTCGCCGAACGCGCCCGCATCGCACGCGAGATCCACGATAACGTGGGCCACCAGCTCACGCGCGCTTCGCTTCAAACCGAAGCCCTGCGCGTGGTCCACGCCGACGAGCCCGGCGTCGCCGCCGATTTCGCCGACGTCAAGCACACGGTTGACGAGGCGCTCCAGCTTGTGCGCACCAGCGTCCACGCGCTCAACGACAACGCCGTCGACCTTTCCGTGCAGCTCGAACGCATTGTTGAAGGCGCGCGTTCGGACGGCGGTCCGCAGATTGAGCTTGAAGTTATGGCTGAACATGCGCCCGCAAACGTCGCCAACTGCTTTGCGGCGGTCCTGCGCGAGGCGCTCTCCAACACCATGCGCCACGCTTGCGCCCAGACCGTCGCCGTACGGTGCATGGAGCATCCGTCGTTTTACCAGCTCATCGTCACCGATAATGGCACGGGCGGGGTCCAAGCAAGCGGCCGCGGCGCCGCGGAGGGCATGGGGCTCGGCTCCATGCGCGAGCGCGTCGAGGCGCTTGGCGGCACTTTCACCGCCGGCCCGCGCGCCGGCGCCGGCGGCTGGCGTGTGTTTGCCACCGTTCCCAAACAGCAAGGAGATGAGGCCCGATGA
- a CDS encoding ATP-binding cassette domain-containing protein, whose amino-acid sequence MTDIVHVENLVKRYDDLIALDHFNLSIAPGEIFGLLGPNGSGKTTSINCILQLLAYDKGTIELFGERMTPARYDLKRRIGVVPQQVAVFDELTVRENIDYFCSLYVNDRKRRRALVDEAIDFVGLGDFTKFRPGKLSGGLARRLNIACGIAHKPELIFFDEPTVAVDPQSRNAILEGICRLRDEGATVVYTSHYMEEVEQICSRIMIMDGGRVLAQGTNDELKRMIQMGEKIVIEVGEVPSAALGAVASLPHVLDLSATAGQLTFSCEASPHNLTDILDALRSHDVPLGRIYSEPPTLNDVFLEITGRELRD is encoded by the coding sequence ATGACAGACATCGTCCACGTCGAAAACCTCGTTAAGCGCTACGACGACCTTATTGCGCTCGATCACTTTAACCTGAGTATCGCTCCCGGCGAGATCTTTGGCCTGCTGGGCCCCAACGGCTCGGGCAAGACCACGTCCATCAACTGCATCCTGCAGCTGCTCGCCTACGACAAGGGCACCATCGAGCTGTTCGGCGAGCGCATGACGCCCGCCCGCTACGACCTCAAGCGCCGCATCGGTGTGGTCCCGCAGCAAGTTGCGGTGTTCGACGAACTCACGGTGCGCGAGAACATCGACTATTTCTGCAGTCTTTACGTCAACGACCGCAAGCGCCGCCGTGCGCTCGTGGACGAGGCGATCGACTTTGTCGGCCTGGGCGACTTTACCAAGTTTCGTCCCGGCAAGCTCTCGGGCGGCCTGGCGCGTCGTCTCAACATTGCCTGCGGCATCGCGCACAAGCCCGAGCTCATCTTTTTTGACGAACCCACGGTGGCGGTCGACCCGCAAAGCCGCAACGCCATCCTGGAGGGCATCTGCCGCCTGCGCGACGAGGGCGCCACGGTGGTGTATACCAGCCATTACATGGAGGAAGTCGAGCAGATCTGCAGCCGCATCATGATCATGGACGGTGGGCGCGTGCTGGCGCAGGGCACTAACGACGAGCTCAAGCGCATGATTCAGATGGGCGAGAAGATTGTAATCGAGGTCGGCGAGGTTCCGAGTGCGGCGCTCGGTGCCGTCGCAAGCCTGCCGCACGTTCTGGACCTTTCGGCAACGGCGGGACAGCTCACGTTTTCGTGCGAAGCGAGCCCGCACAACCTGACGGACATTCTCGATGCGCTGCGCTCGCATGACGTGCCGCTCGGCCGCATCTATTCCGAACCGCCGACCCTCAACGACGTGTTCCTCGAGATCACCGGCCGCGAGCTGCGCGACTAG
- a CDS encoding ABC transporter permease, translating into MFNTIITTVKTLLRRPSTWVWGALFPIALSTMFMFMFANLSSDGTVDPVPVAVVADEAWDASTFKDVAASLAKAGDGQLLDVSEYEDLAAARKALKAGEVAGIYMVDAAGTPRLTLLSSYDSSRASSVLTDRSILETVASSYTQNAELMSQIAQDNPAALADPAAVAHALSLEGGTRRVSLTRATPDGTVIYYYALFGLVAMMSAEFAALSVVDLQPNLSGLGARRCVGGLSKTASLAGIFVGSWLVSFASMAVAIGYVRLVVGVDFGGREGLCLLGGAASALAATGLGLFVGTLPVKGGKASKSGILTGFATTCALFAGLYGEPAMALADDVARACPVECWLNPVKLICDMFNRLYFFEDLGPFAVRAGALVLMALVFVAAATLIFGRSRYEHL; encoded by the coding sequence ATGTTCAACACCATCATCACCACGGTCAAGACGCTGCTGCGCCGGCCGAGCACGTGGGTCTGGGGCGCTCTCTTTCCTATTGCGCTTTCCACGATGTTCATGTTTATGTTTGCGAACCTCAGCTCCGACGGCACGGTCGACCCGGTGCCGGTTGCCGTCGTGGCGGACGAGGCCTGGGATGCCTCGACCTTTAAGGACGTGGCAGCTTCGCTTGCCAAGGCAGGCGACGGCCAGCTGCTCGATGTGAGCGAGTACGAAGACTTGGCTGCCGCGCGCAAAGCGCTCAAGGCCGGCGAGGTCGCGGGCATCTATATGGTCGATGCCGCGGGCACGCCCAGGCTCACGCTGCTATCGAGTTACGACAGCTCGCGCGCCTCGTCGGTGCTCACCGACCGCAGCATCCTTGAAACGGTGGCAAGCTCGTATACGCAAAATGCCGAGCTCATGTCCCAGATTGCCCAGGACAACCCGGCGGCGCTCGCCGATCCGGCGGCGGTTGCGCACGCCCTGTCGCTCGAGGGCGGAACCCGCCGCGTGAGCCTGACTCGTGCCACGCCCGATGGCACGGTCATCTACTATTACGCGCTTTTTGGCCTGGTCGCGATGATGTCTGCCGAGTTTGCCGCCTTGAGCGTCGTCGATTTGCAGCCTAATCTGTCGGGCCTTGGCGCGCGCCGCTGCGTGGGCGGTCTTTCCAAGACGGCGTCGCTGGCCGGCATTTTTGTCGGCTCGTGGCTGGTTTCCTTTGCATCGATGGCGGTTGCGATCGGCTACGTGCGCCTGGTCGTGGGCGTCGACTTTGGCGGGCGCGAGGGGTTGTGCCTGCTGGGCGGGGCTGCATCCGCGCTTGCCGCCACGGGCCTGGGGCTTTTTGTGGGCACGCTTCCCGTTAAGGGCGGCAAGGCGTCCAAGTCGGGCATTCTCACGGGCTTTGCCACCACGTGCGCCCTGTTTGCCGGCCTCTACGGCGAGCCGGCGATGGCGCTTGCCGACGACGTCGCCCGCGCCTGTCCGGTCGAGTGCTGGCTCAACCCCGTCAAGCTCATCTGCGACATGTTCAATCGCCTGTATTTCTTTGAGGACCTGGGGCCCTTCGCTGTTCGCGCCGGCGCGCTCGTCCTGATGGCCCTGGTGTTTGTCGCCGCCGCTACGCTGATCTTTGGAAGGAGCCGCTATGAGCACCTTTAA
- a CDS encoding response regulator: protein MRLIVVDDDRLVVDSLKIILGAQPQIEVVGTGANGDDAVALYAEHAPDIALLDIQMPGRDGLSAAREILERDPAARVVFLTTFSDDEYIVSALKLGARGYLIKTDVAAIPPALAQVMEGKRVLEGKAIEDIDFDGEDVEAGTPRRPAAFAGLTDREFEVAELIARGLDNKEIAATAYMGEGTVRNHISSILAKMGLRNRTQIAIAYLRG from the coding sequence ATGAGGCTCATTGTTGTCGACGACGACCGCTTGGTGGTCGATTCGCTCAAGATTATCCTGGGCGCCCAGCCGCAGATTGAGGTGGTGGGCACCGGCGCCAATGGCGACGACGCGGTCGCGCTCTACGCCGAGCACGCACCCGATATCGCACTGCTCGACATCCAGATGCCGGGACGCGACGGTCTATCGGCGGCACGCGAGATCCTTGAGCGTGATCCTGCAGCACGCGTGGTGTTTCTGACGACGTTTTCGGATGACGAGTACATTGTGTCGGCACTCAAACTGGGCGCCCGCGGCTACCTGATCAAGACCGATGTCGCCGCTATTCCGCCGGCGTTGGCGCAGGTCATGGAAGGTAAACGTGTGCTCGAGGGCAAGGCGATCGAGGACATCGATTTTGATGGGGAGGACGTCGAGGCGGGCACGCCCCGCCGGCCCGCAGCCTTTGCCGGCCTGACCGACCGCGAGTTCGAAGTCGCCGAGCTCATCGCCCGCGGCCTCGACAACAAGGAGATCGCTGCCACCGCCTACATGGGCGAAGGCACGGTGCGCAACCACATCAGCTCGATTCTGGCAAAAATGGGCCTGCGCAACCGCACCCAAATCGCCATCGCCTACCTGCGAGGGTAG
- a CDS encoding Spy0128 family protein: protein MSKYTRGLLAVILAVVLVLPAAAFAMLPEANARSSTGMDGPTASKKIVDPDTTGRWQYWASGGEQDQTTRYVGRIWTDKTVEPAEDEKSDFVTTLSTMSSTSDTTSLVTKPLDIVMVLDASGSMDESMGGNDQTKRITALKNAASSFIDAIAEQNAKIDASKQHQVAIVKFAGSRADWVGNDTYWESGYRYNYSQTMKKLTPCTGDDATSLKSTVNSISPNGATRADYGLQLADGVFSSGRADAKKIVVFFADGSPTSSSGFQASVADSAVKSAKSLKNKGADIYTIGIFNGANPAADPTNYWTSNENKFMHAVSSNYPNATSYTTNELGKRTENSDFYKAASNADELKKVFDDISSSITSGKGSPTQIEDGYDESKSGYITFSDELGDFMQVDAFVSAQINGVTFDGATKTTKGNTDTYEFSGVARDLVITVERSANAQQGDIVTVKIPASLIPLIRYHVDMENGIFERTSLNDIKPIQIKYTSSVKDAARNNLFTPDDGLKKYIEKHKGADNQTVYFLANKWSGAELGDVVAEFEPADTNSYYYFQKITPIYTDKECTQRATVKPQGNDVYYYKDEFVAMGANRKPKDDYAVVEFEGHEIASYDGALVKDDGYWSFNKGTARLAYIDQLHTTKDDVEANGNKTETARDVLNPRWNDLSSVATSTHVHSHLGNNGKIIFSLATKPTTVDTKTDFGLTKVLEGRKWADTDAFEFELSATSDNNAPMPDPATVTVTNADLDKGKAAINFGKITYAEPGEYTYEVREVKGDAGGITYSKNVATFKVTVTVNARGELKADVEKISGETEFKNTYSVKPVEDQITATKVLTGRGLKDGEFSFELVEGDKVVAKGTNAADGTIAMDKITYDKPGTHTYTLREKLPNEAGLSNGITYDKTNYTIKTSVIDNGDGTLKVTHALEGTKPARFENKYNTAPNESSVTDQITAKKVLDGRDLKAGEFRFELVEGNDVVARGTNAADGKITMDKIAYTEAGTHTYTLREVKGDADNGITYSTAEYTIVTTVTDDGNGKLAVKHELQGVEKAIFENAYSVTPNNSSVTDQITATKVLTGRDLKEGEFSFELVEGNDVVATGKNDADGKIVMDKITYDKPGEHTYILREAKGAEGNGITYDSTTYTIVTTVTDDGNGKLTVKHELQGASEAKFNNSYKPNPDEFSVTDEIKANKVLTGRDLKEGEFSFELVEGEGKDAKVVASGKNAADGKITMSAVKYDKAGTHTYTLREVNGGTISKGITYSDTKYTIETTITDNGDGTLSATHALKDDAEAATFENTYSVTPLDTELDFGLSKAIDGRDWTDGDEFSFTITAPEGTPLPDPATVTVSKRDAKDGIAAIKFGKIHYAAAGTYKYEIRENAGSTVGMTYDAHVATAEVTVTEDSDGTLTANVTKKENGRFTNMYRTELDYAAAGGLKLSKTLRGRPMTEGQFTFTVTPADVASATALGLHEGANVYKSPATAEATVGRIDILAGHEVKFTQADAGKTFTYTVAEKNDGQPGYTYDDAERTVTIAIADDTAGTLTATTTVSGGPEGTLVTEYKTGAAAVESAVVPFVNSYSATTDAPGGTVAQVVAAKTLTGRPMADGEFWFGIAYQGELVGYENLKPNIGGHVSFDALHYDTKMLADLESAGLAHRTDKDGKLAWTINYTAYEAIHGLPNGVSATTWYFGFKVIVVDNGDGTLTATVDYGGIEPLFENVYGADAVDAALAGTKKLQAAEGLTPADITGKFTFTVAADEAGAPMPERTTATNDAAGNVDFGKIHFTLEDLNRALGVTDDATDKAEPDEADEVEADEAEAEEADADVDANADEPSDESKPEAPAAPRSHTFTYTVTESGSAPGVTNDTNATRKVSYTVTDDSTGHLRVVRNGDDGAAFTFTNTYGVAPTDSSVTDQVKTVKRLTGRDLAAGEFTFELLEDGVTVASGTNDANGTVTLSPIHYEAPGTHTYMLREACPNALGLYKGVTYDGTTYTVVTTVSDNGDGTLTATHKLEGTTESAGFTNKYHAMPTQVSIGAIKVLEGRELKKDEFSFKLVGEDIESTVTNDADGKINFDKFEYDEPGTYVYTISEVKGDEAGMTYDKSVFTATVNVVDDGEGNLKANVAFTKGDKSVEGIVFNNTYKKPETPTPTPDPGTPKTVTNIVKTVKGFLPTTGDQQAAALLMAFVIAMAGVGALVWGIRKR, encoded by the coding sequence ATGAGTAAGTACACGAGGGGTCTCTTGGCGGTGATACTGGCCGTAGTGCTGGTGTTGCCGGCTGCAGCATTTGCCATGCTGCCCGAGGCCAACGCCAGGTCCAGCACCGGAATGGACGGACCGACGGCGAGCAAAAAGATAGTCGACCCCGACACTACCGGCCGCTGGCAATACTGGGCGTCGGGCGGCGAGCAGGACCAGACGACACGTTATGTAGGCCGAATCTGGACGGACAAGACGGTCGAGCCCGCAGAGGACGAAAAGTCCGACTTTGTGACAACGCTCTCCACGATGTCTTCGACTTCTGACACAACGTCGCTGGTCACTAAACCGCTCGATATCGTGATGGTGCTTGATGCCTCCGGGTCGATGGATGAGAGCATGGGCGGCAACGATCAGACCAAACGCATCACCGCACTTAAGAACGCTGCCAGTTCCTTTATCGACGCCATTGCCGAGCAGAATGCAAAGATCGATGCTTCCAAGCAGCATCAGGTTGCCATCGTAAAGTTTGCGGGAAGTAGGGCTGATTGGGTCGGCAACGACACGTATTGGGAGTCGGGGTATAGGTACAACTACTCGCAGACCATGAAGAAGCTGACGCCCTGCACGGGCGATGACGCGACGAGCCTTAAGAGTACGGTCAACTCCATCAGTCCTAATGGCGCCACGCGCGCCGACTATGGCTTACAGCTGGCTGATGGGGTATTTTCGTCTGGTCGCGCCGACGCCAAGAAGATCGTTGTCTTCTTCGCTGATGGTTCACCTACGAGTTCTAGTGGATTCCAAGCAAGTGTTGCCGATAGCGCCGTCAAAAGCGCCAAGAGTCTCAAGAATAAAGGTGCCGACATTTATACGATCGGCATCTTTAATGGTGCGAATCCCGCTGCCGATCCTACGAACTACTGGACGAGCAACGAAAACAAGTTCATGCACGCCGTGTCGAGCAACTATCCAAACGCCACGTCCTATACAACCAATGAGCTTGGTAAGCGCACCGAGAATTCCGATTTCTACAAGGCTGCGTCGAACGCCGATGAGCTCAAGAAGGTGTTTGATGATATCTCGAGCTCTATCACCTCGGGCAAGGGCTCTCCCACTCAGATCGAGGATGGTTACGACGAGAGCAAGTCCGGCTACATCACCTTCAGTGATGAACTGGGCGACTTTATGCAGGTCGATGCGTTTGTTAGCGCTCAGATTAATGGCGTCACCTTTGATGGGGCGACCAAGACAACCAAGGGCAATACGGACACGTACGAGTTTTCGGGCGTGGCCAGGGACCTGGTCATCACCGTCGAGCGCTCTGCCAATGCGCAGCAGGGCGATATCGTGACGGTCAAGATTCCCGCATCGCTGATTCCGCTGATCCGCTATCACGTGGACATGGAAAACGGGATCTTTGAGCGCACGTCGCTCAATGACATCAAGCCTATTCAGATTAAATACACCTCGAGCGTCAAGGACGCCGCGCGTAACAACCTGTTTACGCCCGATGACGGACTCAAGAAGTATATCGAGAAACATAAGGGTGCCGACAACCAGACGGTCTACTTCCTGGCCAACAAGTGGTCGGGCGCCGAGCTGGGCGATGTTGTCGCCGAGTTTGAGCCCGCCGATACCAACAGCTACTATTACTTCCAAAAAATCACGCCTATCTACACGGACAAGGAATGCACCCAGCGCGCGACGGTAAAGCCGCAGGGCAACGACGTCTATTACTACAAGGACGAGTTTGTGGCGATGGGCGCAAACCGCAAGCCGAAGGACGACTATGCCGTTGTGGAGTTTGAGGGGCACGAGATCGCCAGCTACGACGGCGCTCTGGTCAAAGATGACGGCTATTGGTCCTTTAATAAGGGAACCGCGCGCTTGGCCTATATCGACCAGCTGCATACCACCAAGGACGATGTGGAGGCGAACGGCAACAAGACCGAGACCGCGCGCGACGTGCTTAACCCCAGGTGGAATGACCTTTCCTCCGTTGCGACTTCCACGCACGTGCATTCGCACCTGGGCAACAACGGCAAGATTATCTTTAGCCTTGCAACCAAGCCGACAACGGTGGATACCAAGACTGACTTTGGTCTGACCAAGGTGCTCGAGGGCCGCAAGTGGGCGGATACGGATGCGTTTGAGTTTGAGCTCTCCGCGACGTCCGACAACAATGCCCCGATGCCCGACCCCGCGACCGTAACTGTGACCAATGCCGATCTCGACAAGGGCAAGGCAGCCATTAACTTTGGCAAGATTACTTATGCCGAGCCGGGCGAGTACACCTATGAGGTCCGCGAGGTCAAGGGCGACGCCGGTGGCATTACCTACAGCAAGAACGTTGCCACGTTCAAGGTGACTGTGACGGTTAACGCCAGGGGCGAGCTTAAGGCCGACGTTGAAAAGATCTCGGGCGAGACCGAGTTCAAGAACACCTATAGCGTGAAGCCTGTCGAGGACCAGATCACCGCGACCAAGGTCCTGACCGGGCGCGGGCTCAAGGACGGCGAGTTCTCCTTCGAGCTCGTCGAGGGTGACAAGGTCGTCGCCAAGGGCACTAACGCTGCCGACGGCACGATTGCCATGGACAAGATCACTTACGACAAGCCCGGCACCCACACCTACACGCTGCGCGAGAAGCTCCCCAACGAGGCGGGGCTGAGCAACGGGATTACGTACGATAAGACGAACTACACCATCAAGACGAGCGTCATCGACAACGGCGACGGCACGCTTAAGGTGACCCATGCGCTCGAGGGCACCAAGCCGGCACGCTTTGAGAACAAGTACAATACTGCTCCGAATGAGTCTAGCGTCACCGATCAGATTACCGCGAAGAAGGTCCTGGACGGGCGCGACCTCAAGGCCGGCGAGTTCCGTTTCGAGCTCGTCGAGGGTAACGATGTCGTCGCCAGGGGCACCAATGCGGCCGACGGCAAGATCACGATGGACAAGATCGCCTACACCGAGGCCGGCACCCACACCTACACGCTGCGCGAGGTCAAGGGCGACGCCGACAACGGTATTACCTACAGCACCGCTGAGTACACCATCGTGACTACCGTCACCGATGACGGCAATGGCAAGCTTGCGGTTAAGCATGAGCTGCAGGGCGTCGAGAAGGCTATCTTCGAGAATGCCTACAGCGTTACTCCGAATAACTCCAGTGTCACCGATCAGATCACGGCGACCAAGGTCCTGACCGGGCGCGATCTCAAGGAAGGCGAGTTCTCCTTCGAGCTCGTCGAGGGTAACGATGTCGTCGCCACCGGCAAGAACGATGCCGACGGCAAGATCGTCATGGACAAAATCACCTACGATAAGCCCGGCGAGCACACCTATATCCTGCGCGAAGCCAAGGGCGCCGAAGGCAACGGCATTACCTACGACAGCACGACCTACACCATCGTGACTACCGTTACCGATGACGGCAATGGTAAGCTCACGGTCAAGCACGAGCTGCAGGGCGCCAGCGAGGCGAAGTTCAACAACAGCTACAAGCCGAATCCTGACGAGTTTAGCGTCACCGACGAGATCAAGGCGAACAAGGTCCTGACCGGGCGCGACCTCAAGGAAGGCGAGTTCTCCTTTGAGCTCGTCGAGGGCGAGGGCAAGGACGCCAAGGTCGTCGCCAGCGGCAAGAACGCCGCCGACGGCAAGATCACGATGAGCGCCGTGAAGTACGACAAGGCCGGAACACACACCTACACACTGCGCGAGGTCAACGGCGGAACCATCAGCAAGGGCATCACCTACAGTGACACCAAGTACACTATCGAGACCACCATCACGGACAACGGCGATGGTACGCTCAGCGCCACACATGCTCTGAAGGACGACGCCGAGGCTGCGACCTTCGAGAACACCTACAGCGTGACCCCGCTCGACACAGAGCTCGACTTTGGCCTGAGCAAGGCCATTGACGGCCGCGACTGGACGGACGGGGACGAGTTCAGCTTTACCATCACCGCCCCCGAAGGCACCCCGCTGCCCGATCCCGCAACCGTAACCGTGAGCAAGAGGGACGCGAAGGACGGCATCGCCGCCATCAAGTTCGGTAAGATCCACTACGCCGCTGCCGGAACCTATAAGTACGAGATTCGCGAGAACGCGGGCAGCACGGTCGGCATGACGTATGACGCGCATGTCGCAACCGCCGAAGTGACCGTGACCGAGGACAGCGATGGCACCCTGACCGCCAACGTCACTAAGAAGGAAAACGGGCGCTTTACCAACATGTACCGCACTGAGCTCGATTACGCCGCGGCCGGCGGTCTCAAGCTCAGCAAGACCCTCCGCGGACGCCCCATGACCGAGGGTCAGTTCACCTTTACCGTGACGCCCGCCGATGTGGCTTCTGCCACCGCGCTCGGCCTGCACGAGGGCGCCAACGTGTACAAGTCCCCTGCGACGGCAGAGGCAACGGTCGGTCGGATTGACATTCTGGCGGGCCATGAGGTCAAGTTTACGCAGGCTGATGCCGGCAAGACCTTTACGTACACCGTTGCCGAGAAGAATGACGGCCAGCCCGGTTACACCTACGACGATGCCGAGCGCACGGTGACGATCGCTATCGCCGACGACACCGCCGGTACGCTCACCGCCACGACGACCGTCTCCGGCGGTCCCGAGGGCACGCTGGTGACCGAGTACAAGACCGGCGCGGCTGCGGTCGAGAGCGCCGTGGTCCCGTTCGTCAACAGCTATAGCGCTACGACCGATGCACCTGGTGGCACCGTTGCTCAGGTCGTTGCCGCCAAGACCCTGACCGGTCGCCCGATGGCCGACGGCGAGTTCTGGTTCGGCATCGCCTATCAGGGTGAGCTTGTGGGTTATGAAAATCTCAAGCCCAATATCGGCGGGCACGTGAGCTTTGATGCGCTGCACTACGACACCAAGATGCTTGCCGATCTTGAGTCTGCCGGGCTTGCTCATCGTACCGACAAGGACGGTAAGCTCGCTTGGACCATTAACTACACGGCCTACGAAGCTATACACGGGCTGCCGAACGGTGTTTCCGCTACAACGTGGTACTTTGGCTTTAAGGTTATCGTCGTCGATAACGGTGACGGTACCCTGACGGCAACGGTCGACTACGGTGGCATCGAGCCCTTGTTCGAGAACGTCTACGGCGCCGATGCCGTTGACGCCGCGCTCGCCGGCACCAAGAAGCTCCAGGCTGCCGAGGGCCTGACCCCGGCAGACATCACGGGTAAGTTCACCTTTACCGTGGCCGCCGACGAGGCGGGTGCCCCGATGCCTGAGCGCACGACCGCAACCAACGACGCGGCCGGCAACGTGGACTTTGGCAAGATCCACTTTACGCTCGAGGATCTCAACCGCGCCCTGGGCGTGACGGACGATGCGACCGATAAGGCCGAGCCAGACGAGGCCGACGAGGTCGAGGCCGACGAAGCAGAGGCTGAAGAGGCCGACGCCGACGTTGATGCCAACGCCGACGAGCCTAGCGACGAGTCCAAGCCCGAGGCCCCCGCTGCTCCGCGCTCGCACACCTTTACCTATACGGTGACCGAGTCCGGTAGCGCCCCTGGCGTGACCAACGACACCAACGCCACGCGCAAGGTTTCCTACACCGTGACCGATGACAGCACCGGACATCTGCGCGTCGTGCGCAACGGCGATGACGGCGCTGCCTTCACGTTCACCAACACGTACGGTGTGGCACCCACCGATTCTTCCGTGACCGATCAGGTCAAGACCGTCAAGCGCCTGACCGGCCGCGACCTTGCAGCTGGCGAGTTCACGTTTGAGCTGCTCGAGGACGGCGTGACTGTCGCCAGTGGCACCAACGACGCCAACGGCACCGTTACGCTGAGCCCGATCCATTACGAGGCACCCGGCACGCACACGTACATGCTGCGCGAGGCTTGCCCCAACGCGCTCGGCCTGTACAAGGGCGTCACCTATGACGGCACGACCTACACCGTCGTGACCACCGTCTCCGACAATGGCGACGGCACGTTGACCGCGACGCACAAGCTCGAGGGAACCACCGAGTCGGCTGGCTTTACCAACAAGTATCACGCCATGCCCACGCAGGTTTCCATCGGCGCCATCAAGGTGCTCGAGGGACGCGAGCTCAAGAAGGACGAGTTTAGCTTTAAGCTCGTTGGCGAGGACATCGAGTCCACCGTCACCAACGATGCCGACGGCAAGATCAACTTCGACAAGTTCGAGTACGACGAGCCTGGTACGTACGTCTACACCATCAGCGAGGTCAAGGGCGACGAGGCCGGTATGACCTACGACAAGTCCGTCTTTACCGCGACCGTCAACGTGGTCGACGACGGCGAGGGCAACCTCAAGGCGAACGTCGCCTTTACCAAGGGCGACAAGAGCGTCGAGGGTATCGTGTTCAACAACACGTACAAGAAGCCCGAGACCCCTACGCCGACGCCCGACCCCGGCACGCCCAAGACCGTGACGAACATCGTCAAGACGGTCAAGGGTTTCCTGCCCACCACGGGTGACCAGCAGGCCGCTGCACTGCTCATGGCATTTGTTATTGCCATGGCTGGCGTCGGAGCCCTGGTCTGGGGTATCCGTAAGCGCTAG